In the Flavisolibacter tropicus genome, one interval contains:
- a CDS encoding alpha/beta hydrolase, producing the protein MRLSQRLVIKYIRTKFSILSSISKKKAAEKAFELFCTPQHRNRKKLPDIFEQAEKLRFHFKEFSIQGYRWNKESDKKILILHGFESSVINFDRYVRPLIKKGYCVLALDAPAHGRSSGKMINVLLYVEFINFLNERFGPIKNFLAHSLGGLAIGLAMEQWSHDKSYKLVLIAPATETSSAADSFFQFLQLDTAVRKEFDKLIEEQGNQPIGWFSVNRAADQIKAQVLWCHDKNDNMTPLVDVKPVIEKNYPNFAFYITEGLGHRRIYRDNNVAKKIIEFL; encoded by the coding sequence ATGCGGTTAAGTCAACGACTGGTTATTAAATATATTCGAACAAAATTTAGTATTCTTTCTTCCATATCCAAAAAGAAAGCTGCAGAAAAGGCTTTTGAATTATTCTGCACCCCTCAGCATCGGAATAGGAAAAAGTTGCCCGATATTTTTGAACAAGCAGAAAAGTTGCGGTTTCATTTTAAAGAATTTTCAATTCAAGGTTATCGTTGGAATAAGGAATCTGACAAAAAAATATTGATCCTTCATGGGTTCGAATCCAGTGTCATCAACTTTGACCGCTATGTAAGGCCACTGATTAAAAAAGGCTATTGTGTATTAGCGCTTGATGCTCCTGCCCATGGAAGAAGTAGCGGAAAGATGATCAATGTATTATTATATGTAGAATTCATCAACTTTCTGAATGAACGATTTGGACCGATAAAAAACTTTTTAGCTCACTCTTTAGGAGGACTGGCAATAGGCCTTGCCATGGAGCAATGGTCGCATGACAAAAGTTATAAGCTTGTTTTAATTGCACCAGCTACTGAAACCTCATCAGCAGCTGATAGCTTTTTCCAGTTTCTTCAACTGGATACTGCTGTAAGAAAAGAGTTTGATAAATTGATTGAAGAACAAGGGAATCAGCCTATTGGCTGGTTTTCTGTAAATCGTGCAGCTGATCAAATAAAAGCTCAGGTACTTTGGTGTCATGATAAAAATGATAACATGACACCTTTGGTCGATGTTAAACCCGTAATAGAAAAAAACTATCCCAACTTTGCCTTTTATATTACGGAGGGGCTTGGGCACCGTCGTATATATAGAGACAATAATGTAGCAAAAAAGATCATTGAGTTTTTATAA
- a CDS encoding Rossmann-like and DUF2520 domain-containing protein — protein sequence MDIVIIGTGNTATILGRKLNAAGHRIIQIFGRDAKAASELAYELNTESTNYWSVVNRNAHVYLLAVSDIAIEEVAKELKLPYKVVVHTAGAVSKEILKESSNHYGVLYPLQSLKKESSYLPETPILIDASDNDTLMILEILGKSISDTISLANDAQRLKLHLAAVFCNNFVNHMYVLIEEYCQKEGLDFQLLLPLIQETAQRIQTIPPAKSQTGPAKRRDTATIEKHLALMESYPDLKSIYQLLTKSIQQHN from the coding sequence ATGGATATTGTTATTATTGGTACTGGAAATACCGCAACTATATTAGGCAGGAAATTGAATGCCGCTGGTCATCGCATCATACAGATCTTTGGCAGAGATGCAAAAGCTGCCTCTGAGCTAGCCTATGAGTTAAACACAGAGTCTACAAACTATTGGAGCGTGGTTAACCGTAATGCCCATGTTTATCTTTTAGCCGTTTCAGATATAGCCATTGAAGAAGTTGCAAAAGAATTAAAACTTCCTTATAAAGTTGTTGTGCATACTGCGGGTGCTGTATCTAAAGAGATCTTAAAAGAATCCAGCAACCATTATGGTGTTCTTTATCCGTTGCAAAGTTTGAAAAAGGAGAGTAGCTACCTACCAGAAACACCAATATTAATAGATGCCAGCGATAATGATACATTAATGATTTTGGAAATACTAGGAAAAAGTATTTCCGATACAATAAGCCTGGCAAACGATGCGCAGCGCTTAAAACTGCATTTGGCGGCTGTATTCTGTAATAATTTCGTTAATCACATGTATGTGCTAATAGAAGAGTACTGCCAAAAGGAAGGGCTGGACTTTCAGCTTTTACTCCCCTTGATACAAGAGACGGCTCAACGCATTCAAACAATACCACCTGCAAAATCTCAAACAGGGCCGGCTAAGCGACGAGATACAGCAACAATTGAAAAACACTTGGCATTGATGGAAAGCTATCCCGATCTTAAATCTATCTATCAATTATTAACGAAAAGTATCCAACAACACAATTAA
- a CDS encoding KdsC family phosphatase: MNVLSYFKHITTFVFDIDGVLTDGTVLLFENGLQARQMHVKDGLALQMAMKGGYRVLVISGAYSEPVLQRLQYLGLQDIFLAIKDKRGFLEKYITENNLTWEEVLFMGDDLPDIPVLKEVGLSCCPADAVTEVKAVSKYISPVNGGYGCVRDVIEKVLKLNNKWYVDTEVTSR, translated from the coding sequence ATGAACGTTCTTTCTTACTTCAAGCATATTACAACATTCGTTTTTGATATTGATGGCGTTTTAACAGACGGAACTGTCTTGCTTTTCGAAAATGGTCTTCAAGCACGTCAAATGCATGTTAAAGATGGCCTAGCGTTACAAATGGCCATGAAGGGAGGATATAGGGTTCTTGTTATATCAGGGGCCTATTCTGAACCCGTATTACAGCGTCTGCAATATTTAGGTCTCCAGGATATCTTTTTAGCTATTAAAGACAAAAGAGGTTTTTTGGAAAAGTATATTACAGAAAATAACCTGACATGGGAGGAAGTATTATTTATGGGTGACGATCTTCCTGACATTCCTGTATTAAAAGAAGTAGGCTTATCTTGCTGTCCCGCTGATGCAGTTACAGAAGTAAAAGCCGTTAGCAAATACATTTCTCCGGTAAATGGTGGGTATGGTTGTGTACGGGACGTTATTGAAAAGGTGCTAAAGCTTAATAATAAGTGGTACGTCGATACCGAAGTAACTTCACGCTGA
- a CDS encoding geranylgeranylglycerol-phosphate geranylgeranyltransferase translates to MRLIPAFFRLIRWQNGLFIILTQLLFYFCIYKSVNKTNESLHQITWLIIASVFIASAGYIINDYFDLNIDRINKPDKNVVDSVISRRWVILWHLLLSISGILATAIAVSFHKWYLILANVVCVILLWLYSTSFKRKLLIGNIVIALLTAWTILILFFAKVSFLAAFNSPDIETIKFFRVAFLYAGFAFIITIIREAIKDVEDMAGDRRYGCKTLPIVAGVTATKIYTAVWIVVLLSALVVLQLYILQFQWWWAILYLTLGVIIPLVYLFLQHYKAKSSQDFARLSSLTKWITLAGILSMVFFRIYL, encoded by the coding sequence ATGAGATTGATCCCTGCTTTTTTCCGATTAATACGCTGGCAAAACGGTTTATTTATTATTCTAACGCAGCTACTATTTTATTTCTGTATTTATAAATCAGTAAATAAAACGAATGAGTCTTTACACCAAATTACATGGCTTATTATAGCATCTGTTTTTATCGCGTCAGCTGGTTATATTATCAATGATTATTTCGACCTTAACATAGACCGTATCAACAAGCCCGATAAAAATGTAGTGGACTCCGTTATAAGTCGCCGCTGGGTAATTCTCTGGCATTTGCTTTTAAGCATTTCGGGTATTTTAGCAACAGCCATTGCTGTATCATTCCATAAGTGGTATCTGATTTTGGCAAATGTGGTTTGTGTCATCTTGCTGTGGCTTTATTCTACTTCCTTTAAGCGGAAGCTTTTAATAGGAAATATAGTAATCGCCCTTTTAACGGCTTGGACAATACTTATTTTATTCTTTGCAAAGGTCTCTTTTCTTGCAGCGTTTAACTCTCCGGATATAGAAACTATAAAGTTCTTTAGAGTGGCCTTCCTCTATGCTGGCTTTGCGTTTATCATAACAATTATTCGAGAGGCAATAAAAGATGTGGAAGATATGGCTGGTGATAGGCGTTACGGGTGTAAAACGCTACCTATTGTAGCTGGGGTTACAGCCACTAAAATATATACGGCTGTATGGATAGTGGTTTTGCTGTCTGCCTTGGTAGTATTACAGCTGTACATTTTACAGTTTCAGTGGTGGTGGGCAATTTTATATCTCACTCTAGGTGTTATTATTCCATTGGTCTATTTGTTTCTACAACATTACAAGGCTAAGTCAAGCCAAGATTTCGCCCGACTTAGTAGCTTGACCAAATGGATTACTTTAGCTGGAATTTTATCAATGGTATTCTTTAGAATCTATTTATAA
- a CDS encoding Maf family protein: protein MANYILASQSPRRKQLLEWAEIDFEIIVHPTDESYPKILSPKEVAIHIAVEKARAVLPQAKGKTIIAADTIVVLGDEIIGKPKDREDAITILSKLSGQHHKVITGVAIINKDKEISFADITDVEFHPLTQEQLVFYIDKYKPYDKAGAYAIQEWIGVVGIKHITGDFYNVMGLPVSRVVQALQQFK, encoded by the coding sequence ATGGCAAATTATATACTGGCATCGCAGTCTCCAAGAAGAAAACAGTTGCTAGAGTGGGCTGAAATTGATTTTGAGATAATTGTACATCCAACCGACGAGTCTTATCCAAAAATACTTTCTCCAAAAGAAGTTGCCATCCATATTGCAGTCGAAAAAGCGCGGGCTGTGCTGCCACAAGCAAAAGGAAAAACGATTATTGCCGCAGATACAATTGTTGTACTAGGTGATGAGATCATAGGCAAACCCAAAGACAGGGAAGACGCAATAACCATTTTATCGAAACTTAGCGGGCAGCACCATAAGGTTATTACAGGTGTAGCCATTATAAACAAGGATAAAGAGATCTCATTTGCCGATATTACCGATGTAGAATTTCATCCCTTAACGCAGGAACAGTTGGTTTTTTATATTGATAAATATAAACCTTATGACAAGGCCGGCGCTTATGCCATTCAGGAATGGATTGGTGTAGTAGGTATAAAACATATTACAGGAGATTTTTATAATGTAATGGGGCTTCCGGTTAGCCGTGTTGTACAAGCCTTACAACAATTTAAGTAG
- a CDS encoding DUF2851 family protein — MTEKLLQYIWQFQYFNRAHLQTTSNEVLQVLFPGQLNTNQGPDFLNARIKVGDTILVGSIELHIKASEWHKHRHQEDKNYSNVILHVVYSDDVNDIDAFPTLELASRISNLLLDKYTALMTTPSFISCASSISGIREITMMSWKERLLAERLTRKAKVIFDFLQATNQHWEECFWWLLAKSFGGKVNGEAFQAIARTIPLNLLAKHKNQIHQLEALIFGQAGLLQANHTEAYPKMLYKEYQFLSKKYNLRCIHQPLHFLRMRPGNFPTIRLAQLAMLIHHSHHLFSKILEAKESKEVWQYLKVTANDYWHYHYRFDEEKSYMPKRLGDDAIDSIVINCIIPALFAYGLYNNLDQYKNKALQWLENTKAEENAITKGFKSLHVDNLSAFDSQALIELKNEYCNNKRCLECTVGVQLLKQTN, encoded by the coding sequence ATGACCGAAAAACTGCTGCAATACATCTGGCAATTCCAGTATTTTAACCGTGCCCATTTGCAAACAACTTCAAACGAAGTACTCCAAGTACTTTTTCCTGGGCAACTGAATACCAATCAAGGACCTGATTTTTTAAATGCGCGTATAAAGGTTGGTGACACCATTCTTGTTGGTTCCATAGAACTGCATATAAAAGCATCTGAATGGCATAAACATCGTCATCAGGAAGATAAAAATTACTCGAATGTTATTCTGCATGTGGTTTATTCAGACGATGTAAATGATATCGATGCATTTCCAACACTTGAGCTAGCTTCTCGTATTTCAAATCTTCTTTTAGATAAGTATACGGCCCTGATGACAACACCCTCATTTATCAGTTGTGCCTCCAGTATCAGTGGTATACGAGAAATAACAATGATGTCTTGGAAAGAGCGCCTGCTGGCAGAGCGACTAACCCGGAAGGCAAAAGTTATTTTTGATTTTTTGCAAGCTACCAATCAACATTGGGAAGAATGTTTCTGGTGGCTACTGGCAAAAAGTTTTGGTGGAAAAGTAAATGGAGAAGCATTTCAAGCAATTGCTCGTACTATCCCATTAAATCTATTGGCCAAACACAAGAACCAGATCCATCAGTTGGAGGCTTTGATATTCGGGCAAGCCGGCTTATTACAGGCCAATCATACAGAAGCCTATCCCAAAATGTTGTATAAAGAATACCAGTTTTTAAGTAAAAAATATAACCTAAGGTGCATACATCAACCGCTTCACTTCTTACGTATGCGACCAGGTAATTTCCCTACAATACGCTTAGCCCAGCTAGCCATGTTAATTCATCATTCGCATCACTTATTTTCAAAAATTTTAGAAGCGAAAGAAAGTAAAGAGGTCTGGCAATATTTAAAAGTAACGGCCAATGACTATTGGCACTACCACTACCGGTTTGATGAAGAAAAAAGCTATATGCCTAAGAGATTGGGTGATGATGCAATTGATAGCATAGTTATCAATTGCATCATACCTGCATTGTTTGCTTACGGTTTATATAATAACTTGGATCAATACAAGAACAAGGCGTTGCAATGGCTCGAAAATACAAAAGCCGAAGAGAACGCCATAACAAAGGGGTTTAAATCCCTGCATGTCGATAATCTTTCGGCTTTTGACTCTCAAGCGTTGATAGAGCTAAAGAATGAATATTGTAATAATAAACGATGTTTGGAATGTACAGTTGGCGTTCAGTTGCTTAAGCAAACAAATTAG
- a CDS encoding OsmC family protein encodes MTSIVVYEGELRTNCTHLRSQSAMETDAPVDNNGKGERFSPTDLLATSLASCMITVMGIKARTMGFDLEGVKIDVEKFMKAEPRRVSGINLTFHIPETLANLDEKQRQILKHTGDTCPVMKSIHPDIEVQVNWGNWS; translated from the coding sequence ATGACTTCAATAGTTGTATACGAAGGAGAGTTAAGAACCAATTGTACCCACTTACGCTCCCAATCTGCCATGGAAACAGATGCTCCGGTAGATAACAATGGAAAGGGTGAACGCTTTTCTCCTACCGACTTACTAGCCACTTCGCTAGCCTCTTGTATGATTACAGTTATGGGCATAAAAGCTCGCACTATGGGCTTTGATTTAGAAGGTGTAAAAATTGATGTTGAAAAGTTTATGAAAGCCGAACCCAGACGAGTAAGTGGGATTAATTTAACGTTTCATATACCAGAAACTTTAGCCAACCTGGATGAAAAACAAAGGCAAATTCTAAAACACACTGGTGATACTTGTCCTGTTATGAAAAGCATTCATCCCGATATTGAAGTACAGGTAAATTGGGGTAACTGGTCTTAG
- the lipA gene encoding lipoyl synthase — protein sequence MIELPIVAAEQPIKRNKPDWLRVKLPIGQEYKHVRNLVDTHKLHTICESGNCPNMGECWGAGTATFMILGNVCTRSCGFCAVATGRPEPIDWDEPQRVAEAIHLMQAKHAVITSVDRDEQKDGGSQIWYNTIKAVKALNPNTTLETLIPDFKGQKENIQRIIDAAPEVVSHNIETVERLTRQVRIQAKYWRSMDVIKTLKEGGMRTKSGIMLGLGETKEEVIQTLEDLKNAGCDVVTIGQYLQPTKKHLPVQRFVHPDEFAEYREIGYTIGLDYVESGPLVRSSYHSERHVIPGYGKAAWEKEKAELIP from the coding sequence ATGATTGAACTTCCTATAGTAGCCGCAGAACAACCTATAAAAAGAAATAAACCAGATTGGCTTCGTGTTAAATTACCAATTGGACAAGAATATAAACACGTACGTAACCTGGTAGACACGCATAAATTACACACCATCTGCGAAAGTGGTAATTGTCCTAATATGGGTGAGTGTTGGGGGGCAGGTACAGCCACCTTCATGATCTTAGGGAATGTATGTACGCGCAGTTGTGGATTTTGTGCGGTGGCTACGGGGCGTCCGGAGCCTATCGATTGGGATGAGCCACAGCGCGTTGCGGAGGCTATTCATTTAATGCAGGCTAAGCATGCTGTTATCACTTCCGTTGACCGTGATGAGCAGAAAGACGGCGGTTCTCAAATTTGGTACAATACCATTAAAGCGGTTAAAGCCTTAAACCCAAATACCACACTAGAAACCCTCATCCCTGATTTCAAAGGGCAAAAGGAAAACATTCAACGAATCATAGATGCGGCTCCTGAAGTAGTATCACATAATATAGAAACAGTAGAACGTTTAACCCGCCAAGTACGTATTCAGGCAAAATACTGGCGTAGTATGGATGTCATTAAAACCTTGAAAGAGGGTGGCATGCGTACAAAAAGCGGTATCATGTTAGGTTTAGGGGAAACAAAGGAAGAAGTGATTCAAACGCTGGAAGACCTAAAGAATGCAGGTTGTGATGTAGTAACCATTGGCCAGTATTTGCAACCTACCAAAAAGCATTTACCAGTACAGCGTTTTGTACATCCTGATGAGTTTGCTGAATATAGAGAAATTGGCTATACCATTGGTTTAGACTATGTGGAAAGCGGTCCTTTGGTTCGCTCTTCTTATCATAGTGAACGCCACGTTATACCTGGTTATGGTAAAGCTGCCTGGGAAAAAGAGAAAGCAGAATTGATACCCTAA
- a CDS encoding phosphodiester glycosidase family protein produces the protein MLRYILLASLMGAKGLCYAQLRWTNVDSLFQPLPKSVHVYKTTEQLDGKPNIAYYISADLADKDLVFTVDTTLQRRLTPSQFFEKNGQPLLVVNCTFFSFETNQSLNTVIKDGKLIAHNKSVAGKGKDTLQYHHTLNSVLGISKKRKADIAWVYSDSNSRYALASQFPFRSFKSGNFQLSQSLLGPFLNDTAYNFHQSKLQKWKMKTAVGGGPVLLQNGDVQITNNEERKFSGRAIEDKHPRTAIGYTADQKLILLVVQGRSTGLAEGATLTQEAVMLKDLGCVEAMNLDGGGSSCLLINGKETITPSEKGQQRPVPAVFMIEKKKVAE, from the coding sequence ATGCTTCGATACATTTTATTGGCCTCCTTAATGGGGGCAAAAGGTCTGTGTTATGCTCAATTAAGATGGACCAACGTTGATTCCCTTTTTCAGCCACTTCCAAAGTCGGTTCACGTTTATAAAACTACAGAACAGCTAGATGGAAAGCCTAATATTGCTTATTATATAAGCGCAGACCTGGCAGATAAGGATCTTGTATTTACAGTAGATACAACACTTCAAAGAAGGCTTACTCCTTCGCAATTCTTTGAGAAGAATGGTCAACCATTACTGGTTGTTAACTGTACCTTCTTTTCTTTTGAAACCAACCAAAGTTTAAATACCGTCATTAAAGATGGGAAACTGATAGCGCACAATAAGTCAGTAGCAGGAAAGGGAAAGGATACGTTGCAATATCATCATACACTGAATAGTGTATTGGGAATATCCAAAAAACGTAAAGCAGATATTGCCTGGGTCTATTCCGACTCCAATAGCAGGTATGCATTGGCTTCACAATTTCCATTTCGCAGTTTTAAGTCAGGCAATTTTCAGTTATCACAATCACTTCTTGGCCCTTTTCTAAATGATACAGCCTATAACTTCCATCAATCAAAACTTCAGAAATGGAAAATGAAAACGGCTGTTGGAGGAGGGCCTGTTCTGTTGCAAAATGGCGATGTTCAAATCACGAATAACGAGGAACGTAAGTTTTCTGGTAGGGCAATAGAGGATAAACATCCACGTACTGCAATTGGCTACACGGCAGACCAGAAGCTTATCCTACTAGTTGTACAAGGACGCTCTACCGGCTTGGCAGAAGGCGCAACCTTAACTCAGGAAGCCGTTATGCTTAAAGATCTGGGTTGTGTAGAAGCAATGAATTTAGATGGGGGAGGAAGCAGTTGTCTTTTAATTAATGGAAAAGAGACTATTACTCCTTCTGAAAAAGGTCAACAACGACCAGTACCAGCTGTTTTTATGATTGAAAAAAAGAAAGTAGCTGAATAA
- a CDS encoding ROK family protein, giving the protein MEISHELAIGIDIGGTNTKWGLVNHRGDIIRKGDLKTEGYPTFEAYIDALYNTLTPVMEEVEDGKTVKGIGIGAPNGNYYKGTIEYAPNLQWKGVLDVTDLVSEKFGLPASLTNDANAAAIGEMMYGAARGMKDFIMITLGTGVGSGIVANGHLILGHDGFAGELGHTIIRPGGRKHWATKLDGSVEAYCSATGIVITAKELLATSTQESLLRNYALDELDSKKVFDCAIQGDAIAAETYRFTGQILGEALANFVMFSSPEAIILFGGVIKAGNLLLNPTREHMEKNLLPIFQNKVKLIFSELREADAAILGASALVWEQRD; this is encoded by the coding sequence ATGGAAATTTCTCATGAATTAGCTATAGGTATAGATATTGGTGGCACCAATACAAAGTGGGGCTTAGTAAATCATAGAGGTGATATTATACGGAAGGGGGACCTTAAAACAGAAGGCTACCCTACTTTCGAAGCCTATATCGATGCGCTTTACAATACACTTACCCCTGTAATGGAAGAAGTAGAAGATGGCAAAACGGTAAAAGGCATTGGTATTGGTGCTCCTAATGGAAACTATTATAAAGGAACAATTGAATACGCACCCAACCTGCAATGGAAAGGTGTACTAGATGTAACTGATCTGGTTAGTGAAAAGTTTGGATTACCGGCTTCGTTAACTAATGATGCCAACGCTGCTGCCATAGGTGAAATGATGTATGGTGCTGCCAGAGGAATGAAGGATTTCATCATGATCACATTGGGGACTGGTGTGGGTTCAGGTATTGTTGCAAATGGTCATCTGATTCTAGGACATGATGGTTTTGCTGGTGAGTTAGGACATACAATAATTCGCCCAGGCGGAAGAAAGCACTGGGCTACAAAATTGGATGGTTCTGTTGAAGCCTATTGTTCTGCAACAGGTATTGTAATAACAGCCAAAGAGCTTCTGGCCACTTCCACACAAGAAAGCTTGTTACGTAATTATGCACTTGATGAGCTGGATTCAAAAAAGGTATTCGACTGCGCCATTCAGGGTGATGCAATAGCTGCAGAAACCTATCGTTTTACCGGTCAAATACTGGGTGAAGCACTTGCCAACTTTGTCATGTTTTCTTCTCCAGAAGCCATCATACTCTTTGGCGGAGTGATTAAAGCGGGCAACTTGCTTCTAAATCCAACCCGAGAGCACATGGAGAAAAATTTACTTCCAATATTTCAGAATAAAGTAAAGCTTATCTTTTCTGAATTGCGTGAAGCTGACGCTGCTATCCTAGGTGCTTCAGCTCTTGTATGGGAGCAAAGAGACTAA